The genome window CTGACGAAATAGTTTACCAAACGCAACGCTCTCATCACGGCTCTTAAACTCGGTGGCATCCGGGCGACTCAGGGCGGATTTCCCTGCTTTGAATGCCAGCCATAGCAAATACAAACCACCGCCGATTTTCAACATAATCAGTAACTGTGCAAAGGTTGCCAGCACGGTTAGCACGCCGCAGGCTGCCAGCAGCGCCCATAACATCGAGCCACCAATCACCCCACTTGCCAGCGCCAGTGCGGCGCTACGGCCTTTTTTCATTGCCATACCCATGATAGCCATATTGCTGGGACCAGGACTGGCCGTTGCGACGAAGTAGGTGATATAGATTAAGATTAATTCGTGCGAAAGCGACATGTATTCCGGCTCCTGTGCAATGGGGTTGCCCTTTTTACTGTTAAATCGATTTACATGAAAATTGACGATGCTCTGTCACTTATTCTGATAATAATGACTTTGGCATAATGCCCATTTTTCGCTCACAGCAGGTCAGGCGAACCTTCAGCCTGACCGCTATGTGCCTGGCGCGGACATGTCTAATCTTATTTCTTTTTATTAAGCATCGACTTTAAATCGGCAAAGGGATTATAGGTTGCGGCCGCCACATCTTTTTGCGCGTCCTCCCCTGCCACCACAGTTGTGCCGTACTGGTCAGCTTCTGTGTACTTCGAGTGTTCGTGGTCATGACAATACAGACACAATAATTCCCAGTTACTGCCGTCTTCCGGGTTATTGGTATGGTCGTGGT of Pantoea alhagi contains these proteins:
- a CDS encoding LysE family translocator — encoded protein: MSLSHELILIYITYFVATASPGPSNMAIMGMAMKKGRSAALALASGVIGGSMLWALLAACGVLTVLATFAQLLIMLKIGGGLYLLWLAFKAGKSALSRPDATEFKSRDESVAFGKLFRQGVLMHVGNPKAILTWVAIMSVALKPDAALSTLPLIVVGCGIICIVVFCGYALLFSTVVMTAFYRRIRRGLDALLACCFAVAGLKLVFSRS
- the yajD gene encoding HNH nuclease YajD — its product is MALIPKNYTRLESGYREKALKIYPWVCGRCSREFVYSNLRELTVHHIDHDHTNNPEDGSNWELLCLYCHDHEHSKYTEADQYGTTVVAGEDAQKDVAAATYNPFADLKSMLNKKK